A genome region from Erigeron canadensis isolate Cc75 chromosome 3, C_canadensis_v1, whole genome shotgun sequence includes the following:
- the LOC122591547 gene encoding protein FAR1-RELATED SEQUENCE 5-like: MSGFESAMMKQRSKQEKLDAETIKKTPILNTKLKIEMHASKLYTKTVFQMIQKEIEAGLYDCLVAQMTAEEECQIYIINEMLKRKVKETGQNVIQYKVLHNLRDGSVVCTCRHYLRLGLLCRHCFSVLKNNNIDEIHTQYIMRRWTKGIIPPDLRSSRNRFDNGNVGTQKLVAEASSVFEDCLHLVVNDDEKLKEFLEKVKSLKSEVGAVMANQPPKKKNEVISRMMGVEKPDSNEIKNAPVGVYKGCGTVNRIMGGKEKGIKESNKRKRKCTTCGDTNHNSRTYGKKKQKFNEKVNTEGASNN, encoded by the exons ATGAGTGGATTTGAATCAGCAATGATGAAACAAAGGTCAAAACAAGAAAAGTTAGATGCTGAAACAATAAAGAAGACTCCGATATTGAACACAAAACTCAAAATAGAAATGCATGCTTCAAAACTGTACACAAAAACAGTTTTTCAGATGATACAGAAGGAAATAGAAGCCGGTCTATATGATTGTTTAGTTGCCCAAATGACTGCCGAAGAAGAGTGtcaaatttatatcattaatgAGATGTTAAAGAGGAAAGTGAAAGAGACTGGACAAAATGTGATTCAGTATAAG GTATTGCATAACCTTAGGGATGGTTCTGTTGTGTGTACCTGTAGACACTATCTCCGTTTAGGTCTCCTTTGCCGACATTGTTTCAGTGTTTTGAAGAACAATAATATAGACGAAATACACACACAATACATTATGAGGCGGTGGACAAAAGGCATCATACCACCTGATTTGAGATCTAGCAGAAATAGATTTGACAATGGAAATGTTGGTACTCAAAAGTTGGTTGCTGAAGCAAGTTCAGTTTTTGAGGACTGCTTGCATCTTGTTGTGAATGATGATGAAAAACTTAAAGAGTTTCTGGAAAAAGTTAAATCGTTGAAGTCAGAAGTTGGGGCTGTTATGGCAAACCAAccaccaaagaaaaaaaatgaagtgaTATCAAGAATGATGGGTGTTGAAAAACCAGATTCAAACGAAATAAAAAACGCACCAGTTGGAGTGTATAAGGGATGTGGAACTGTTAACCGTATAATGGGCGGTAAGGAGAAAGGAATAAAAGAAAGCAATAAAAGAAAGAGGAAGTGCACTACATGCGGAGATACGAATCACAACAGCAGGACATatggaaaaaagaaacaaaaattcaatgaaaAAGTGAATACTGAAGGAGCTTCAAACAATTAG